The Candidatus Methylomirabilota bacterium genome contains a region encoding:
- the mraY gene encoding phospho-N-acetylmuramoyl-pentapeptide-transferase, producing MLYHLLYPLVDYHTVFNVFRYVTFRTAGAIMTALLLSLVLGPYIIERLRGLQVGQQIREDGPGTHMAKAGTPTMGGLLILSAVTGSTLLWANLTYRFVWLTLFGMIAMGAVGFCDDYLKLRRQSSKGLAPRYKFAWQIALGLGVGLYLYLSPGDALTTRLSIPFVKWWVPDLGWMYVPLVMVIIVGCSNAVNLTDGLDGLATGPVIMASGAYTVLAYVAGHVAIARYLQVIYVRESSELTIVGGAVVGAALGFLWFNAYPAQIFMGDTGSMALGTALALLAVLTKQELLLVIIGGVFVIETVSVILQVFSFKTTGRRIFRMAPIHHHYELNGLAEPKIIVRFWIISFILALISLATLKLR from the coding sequence ATGCTGTACCACCTCCTCTATCCGCTGGTCGATTACCATACGGTCTTCAACGTCTTCCGCTATGTCACCTTCCGGACCGCGGGCGCGATCATGACGGCCCTTCTCCTGAGCCTCGTGCTGGGTCCGTATATCATCGAGCGACTCCGGGGGCTGCAGGTGGGTCAGCAGATCCGCGAAGATGGCCCCGGGACCCACATGGCCAAGGCCGGAACGCCGACCATGGGCGGCCTCCTGATTCTTTCAGCGGTGACCGGCTCAACGCTGCTCTGGGCCAACCTCACCTACCGGTTTGTCTGGCTCACCCTGTTCGGGATGATAGCCATGGGGGCGGTGGGGTTTTGCGATGATTACTTGAAGCTGAGGCGGCAGAGCAGTAAGGGGTTAGCGCCGCGCTACAAATTTGCGTGGCAAATCGCGCTGGGACTCGGCGTGGGACTCTATCTGTATCTATCTCCAGGAGACGCACTCACCACGCGGTTGAGCATTCCCTTCGTCAAGTGGTGGGTCCCGGATCTCGGATGGATGTACGTCCCCTTGGTGATGGTGATCATCGTGGGGTGCAGTAATGCTGTCAACCTCACTGACGGATTGGATGGGCTGGCGACGGGCCCCGTGATTATGGCGTCTGGCGCGTACACCGTGTTGGCCTACGTGGCGGGACATGTTGCCATCGCCCGTTACCTGCAGGTCATCTACGTTCGGGAATCGAGCGAGCTCACCATTGTCGGAGGTGCCGTGGTGGGGGCCGCGCTGGGATTTCTCTGGTTCAACGCCTATCCCGCCCAGATCTTTATGGGGGATACAGGATCCATGGCGCTCGGGACGGCGCTTGCCCTGTTGGCGGTGCTGACAAAGCAGGAGTTGCTCTTGGTGATTATTGGGGGGGTCTTTGTCATCGAGACGGTCTCGGTCATCCTCCAGGTTTTTTCCTTCAAGACGACCGGTCGACGGATCTTTCGCATGGCTCCCATCCACCACCATTACGAACTCAACGGGTTGGCAGAACCCAAGATTATCGTCCGGTTCTGGATTATCTCGTTCATCCTGGCGCTTATCTCGCTCGCCACGTTGAAGCTGAGATGA
- the murD gene encoding UDP-N-acetylmuramoyl-L-alanine--D-glutamate ligase encodes MSNQRTLNVRGKKVTVVGLARSGAAACRLLVSQGALVTGSDHRPAVKIQTDLEDLKRKGVILEFGRHQPDAFLQADLIVVSPGVDTNLSLLQEARSRGVRVWSEVELAFRACQAPFAAITGTNGKSTTTTLLGLMVKHTGRKAIVAGNIGTALCDVAPGLSKACWLVAEISSFQLETIDTFRPQVALLLNVTPDHLDRYPDLAGYLAAKARIFLNQMPEDVAVLNADDPLTMEAAARGKARKIFFSQGQPVTEGAFVQEGTFWLRLGGKEEAICHRKDLKIQGAHNTENALAAIAAAGILGIPSHSMREILKHFPGLEHRLETVAEIAGVRYLNDSKGTNVGATVKSLESFPAGRVILIAGGLDKGADFRPLVPVVKEQVKATILIGQAREKLQVTLRGACPIQVAANLDEAVEAAQALAVPGDVVLLSPACASFDMFRDFEERGEVFKAMVGRLRDRERSGDARGIR; translated from the coding sequence ATGTCGAACCAGCGAACGCTGAATGTGCGAGGGAAAAAGGTGACGGTGGTGGGGTTAGCCCGTAGTGGTGCCGCCGCCTGCAGGCTCCTGGTCAGTCAGGGGGCGCTCGTGACCGGCAGCGATCATCGTCCGGCTGTAAAGATCCAGACGGACCTCGAAGACCTCAAGAGAAAAGGGGTGATCCTTGAGTTCGGGCGCCATCAGCCAGATGCCTTTCTCCAGGCTGACCTGATTGTCGTGAGTCCAGGGGTCGACACGAACCTCTCCCTCCTCCAAGAGGCTCGGTCGCGGGGGGTCCGAGTGTGGAGCGAGGTCGAGCTGGCGTTTCGGGCCTGTCAAGCCCCGTTCGCCGCCATTACCGGAACGAACGGGAAAAGTACCACCACCACGCTACTCGGGCTGATGGTCAAACATACAGGAAGGAAAGCGATTGTTGCCGGGAACATCGGGACCGCCCTCTGCGACGTGGCGCCGGGGCTTTCCAAGGCGTGTTGGTTGGTGGCCGAAATCTCGAGCTTCCAGCTGGAAACCATCGACACCTTCCGTCCCCAGGTGGCCCTCCTCCTGAATGTCACGCCGGACCATCTGGACCGGTATCCGGACCTGGCCGGATACCTTGCGGCAAAGGCTCGTATCTTCCTGAATCAGATGCCTGAAGACGTGGCGGTTTTGAACGCCGACGACCCGTTGACGATGGAAGCTGCCGCCCGTGGCAAGGCAAGGAAGATCTTCTTCAGTCAGGGTCAGCCCGTGACGGAGGGGGCTTTTGTGCAGGAGGGAACGTTTTGGCTCCGCCTGGGAGGCAAAGAGGAGGCTATCTGTCACCGGAAGGACCTCAAGATCCAGGGAGCCCACAACACCGAGAACGCCTTGGCCGCTATCGCTGCTGCTGGCATCTTGGGGATTCCCTCTCATTCCATGCGGGAAATTCTGAAGCACTTCCCCGGACTCGAACATCGCCTCGAGACGGTGGCGGAGATTGCCGGGGTCCGGTACCTCAATGACTCCAAAGGGACGAATGTGGGGGCGACGGTGAAATCGCTTGAAAGTTTCCCGGCGGGAAGGGTGATCCTGATCGCCGGGGGGCTGGATAAGGGTGCGGACTTCAGGCCCCTGGTCCCCGTGGTCAAGGAGCAAGTCAAGGCGACCATCCTCATCGGCCAGGCCCGGGAAAAGCTGCAGGTGACGTTGAGAGGGGCCTGTCCCATCCAAGTGGCGGCGAACCTCGATGAAGCGGTGGAGGCCGCACAGGCCTTAGCTGTTCCGGGAGATGTCGTCCTCCTTTCCCCGGCCTGTGCGAGCTTCGATATGTTCCGGGACTTCGAAGAGCGAGGAGAGGTCTTCAAAGCGATGGTGGGACGACTCAGGGATCGGGAGCGAAGCGGGGATGCAAGGGGAATACGATAA